The proteins below are encoded in one region of Oncorhynchus masou masou isolate Uvic2021 chromosome 15, UVic_Omas_1.1, whole genome shotgun sequence:
- the LOC135555348 gene encoding myosin-binding protein C, fast-type-like isoform X1, with protein MPEAKKPEAKPEEIAAKTDKAAAAPAELPDDETVPGGQSELTGLFVEKPESTTVIKGKNVTFVAKVDSSDLLRKPNMKWLKGKWLDLGSKAGKHVQFKEAYDRNSKVYTYEMSIIKVVEGDAGGYRCEVTSKDKCDSCTFEVTVEAVQEEQPANILDAFKRSGDAGEDAGDLDFSALLKKREKKARDEPKEDVDVWEILKDAKPCDYEKIAFDYGITDLRGLLKRLKKMKKVEPKKSDAFLKKLEQCYSVDKGKRTQMHVELHDPNVQVKWLKNGVEIKPSAKYVFECVGNKRTLTINKSNLSDDAAYECVVGEEKSFTEVFVKEPPVTITKLLDDVHVVVGEKVEFECEVSEEGANVKWMKDGVELTKDGKYRIKKDGKKHTLVINEATIEDIGMYYVYTNGGESKGELEVEAKELEVLQSIADLSVKACEQAMFKCEVSDEKVVGKWFKDGVEVKPGNRIKMSHIGRIHKLTIDDVKPQDEGNYTFVPEGYALSLSAKLNFIEIKIEYVPRQDPPKIHLDTSSTGSKNTIVVVAGNKLRLDVEITGEPVPTVCWMKGDTVISEAEGRVRVETRTTLSSFVIEGAERPDEGQYSIIVTNPAGEDRAELNVKIVDVPNPPENVRCMGVGEDTATITWDPPKFDGGAPIKGYLMERKKQGSSRWTKLNFEVFESTTYEAKKMIEGVFYEMRVFAVNGIGISQPSGNSKPFMPIAPTSEPTRLTVEDVTDSTCALKWRPPERVGAGGVDGYIIEWCKEGEDNWVEANKEPVDKNTYRVKGLPTGEKLLFRVVAMNIAGRSPPCTMKQSVTIREIMEYPKIRLPRQLRTKFIRKVGEKINLVIPFQGKPRPVVNWLKDGEPLENKSVGIRTSDFDTILFIRSAERDHSGTYTLSVQIDNMQDKADIHIQIVDKPGPPINVMVTDVWGFNAALEWKPPKDTGNTDIIGYTIQKADKKTQGWFTVYEHNRRPSCTASDLVMGNEYSFRVFSENICGLSDEVAFSKNTAIIGKTDLEYNKPAFKEKDMSTSPKFTAPLVDRVVVAGYSTAISCAVRAYPKAKIVWMKNKMIIGEDPKFLMQNNQGVLTLNIRKPGQFDGGKYSCKAINDLGEDEVECRLEVRVLKEKNEGDEEKK; from the exons AATTGCCCGATGATG AAACTGTCCCAGGGGGACAGTCCGAGCTGACCGGACTATTTGTAGAAAAGCCAGAGAGCACTACAGTAATCAAAG GGAAGAACGTCACCTTTGTGGCTAAAGTGGACTCATCTGACCTGCTGAGGAAGCCCAACATGAAATGGCTGAAAGGGAAGTGGCTGGACCTGGGCAGCAAGGCTGGCAAGCACGTGCAGTTTAAAGAGGCCTATGACAGGAactccaag GtctacacatatgagatgagcatcATCAAAGTAGTAGAAGGAGACGCAGGTGGCTACCGTTGTGAGGTCACCTCCAAAGACAAGTGTGACAGCTGTACATTTGAAGTCACAGTGGAAG CCGTACAAGAGGAGCAGCCCGCCAACATCCTGGATGCCTTCAAGCGATC GGGAGATGCAGGAGAGGATGCAGGTGACCTGGACTTCAGTGCCCTCCTCAAAAAAAG gGAAAAAAAGGCGAGGGACGAGCCCAAAGAGGATGTGGATGTGTGGGAGATCCTGAAGGATGCTAAGCCATGTGACTATGAGAAGATTGCCTTTGACTATGGCATCACAGACCTCAGGGGCCTGCTCAAGAGACTGAAGAAGATGAAGAAGGTGGAACCCAAGAAGAGTGacg ccTTCCTGAAGAAGCTAGAGCAATGTTACTCTGTGGACAAGGGCAAGAGGACCCAGATGCATGTTGAGCTCCATGACCCCAACGTTCAGGTCAAATGGCTGAAGAACGGAGTGGAGATCAAACCCTCTGCCAA GTATGTATTTGAGTGCGTGGGCAACAAACGGACACTCACCATCAACAAGAGCAACCTGTCTGACGATGCAGCCTATGAGTGTGtggtgggagaggagaagagcttCACTGAAGTCTTTGTCAAAG AGCCCCCGGTCACCATCACCAAGCTGCTGGACGATGTGCATGTAGTGGTGGGAGAGAAGGTGGAGTTTGAGTGTGAGGTCTCAGAGGAAGGAGCCAACGTCAAATG gatgaaagatggagttgagcTGACCAAGGATGGGAAGTACAGGATAAAGAAGGATGGGAAGAAACACACTCTGGTCATCAATGAAGCAACCATAGAGGACATCGGAATGTACTATGTTTACACTAACGGGGGAGAATCCAAAGGAGAACTGGAAGTGGAAG CCAAGGAGCTGGAGGTTCTGCAGAGTATAGCTGACCTGTCGGTGAAGGCGTGTGAACAGGCCATGTTCAAGTGTGAGGTGTCTGATGAGAAGGTGGTGGGCAAGTGGTTCAAGGACGGTGTAGAGGTCAAACCCGGAAACCGCATCAAGATGTCACACATCGGAAG GATCCACAAGCTGACGATTGATGATGTGAAGCCGCAGGACGAAGGAAACTACACCTTTGTCCCTGAAGGATACGCACTCTCCCTCTCCGCTAAACTCAACTTCATTG AAATCAAGATTGAATATGTTCCACGCCAAG ACCCTCCCAAAATCCACCTGGACACCAGTAGCACGGGCAGCAAGAACACCATTGTTGTGGTGGCTGGCAACAAGCTCCGCCTTGATGTGGAGATCACAGGAGAGCCTGTCCCCACTGTGTGCTGGATGAAAGGAGACACT GTGATATCGGAGGCGGAGGGCAGAGTGAGGGTGGAAACCAGGACCACTCTGAGCAGCTTTGTCATTGAGGGGGCGGAGAGGCCAGACGAAGGCCAGTACTCCATCATAGTGACCAACCCAGccggagaggacagggctgagctCAATGTCAAGATTGTTG ATGTGCCTAACCCTCCAGAGAACGTCAGATGTATGGGAGTTGGCGAGGACACAGCCACCATTACATGGGATCCCCCGAAATTTGACGGGGGAGCGCCCATCAAAG GCTACCTGATGGAGAGGAAGAAGCAGGGTTCCTCCAGGTGGACCAAGCTGAACTTTGAGGTGTTTGAGTCAACCACGTACGAGGCTAAGAAGATGATTGAGGGTGTTTTTTATGAGATGAGAGTGTTTGCTGTCAACGGGATCGGGATCTCCCAGCCCAGCGGCAACTCAAAGCCCTTCATGCCCATAG cccctacCAGTGAGCCCACTCGTCTGACGGTGGAGGATGTGACAGACAGCACCTGTGCCCTGAAGTGGCGTCCTCCAGAGAGGGTTGGAGCAGGGGGCGTTGACGGGTACATAATCGAGTGGTGCAAagaaggag AGGATAACTGGGTGGAAGCCAATAAGGAGCCAGTGGACAAGAACACGTACCGTGTGAAGGGGCTGCCAACAGGAGAGAAGCTCTTGTTCAGAGTGGTGGCTATGAACATCGCTGGACGCAGCCCCCCCTGCACCATGAAACAGTCTGTCACCATCAGAGAGATCATGG AGTACCCAAAGATCCGCCTGCCTCGCCAGCTAAGAACCAAGTTCATCAGGAAAGTGGGCGAGAAGATCAACCTGGTCATCCCCTTCCAG GGGAAGCCTCGCCCCGTGGTCAACTGGCTGAAAGATGGTGAGCCCCTGGAGAATAAGTCGGTGGGCATCCGCACCAGTGACTTTGACACCATCCTGTTCATCCGCTCGGCAGAAAGGGACCACTCTGGGACGTACACCCTGTCTGTCCAGATAGACAACATGCAGGACAAGGCTGACATACACATCCAGATCGTAG ACAAGCCAGGTCCTCCTATAAATGTGATGGTAACAGATGTGTGGGGCTTCAATGCTGCTCTGGAGTGGAAGCCCCCCAAAGACACAGGCAACACTGATATCATCGGCTACACCATCCAGAAGGCTGACAAGAAGACCCAG ggtTGGTTCACAGTGTATGAGCACAACCGCCGGCCCAGCTGCACAGCGTCTGACCTGGTCATGGGGAACGAGTACTCCTTCCGTGTGTTCAGTGAGAACATCTGTGGCTTGAGCGACGAGGTGGCCTTCAGCAAGAACACTGCCATCATAGGCAAAACAG ATCTGGAGTACAACAAACCAGCCTTCAAAGAGAAGGACATGAGCACCTCCCCCAAGTTTACAGCTCCCCTCGTGGACAGGGTTGTTGTTGCAGGCTACAGTACTGCCATCAGCTGTGCTGTCCGGGCCTACCCTaag GCTAAGATAGTGTGGATGAAGAACAAGATGATCATTGGGGAGGATCCTAAATTCTTGATGCAGAACAACCAGGGGGTGTTGACCCTGAACATCAGGAAGCCCGGCCAGTTTGACGGGGGCAAGTACTCCTGTAAGGCTATCAACGACCTGGGGGAGGACGAGGTGGAGTGCAGGCTGGAAGTCCGAG tcttaAAGGAGAAGAacgaaggagacgaggagaagaaaTGA
- the LOC135555348 gene encoding myosin-binding protein C, fast-type-like isoform X2, whose product MPEAKKPETVPGGQSELTGLFVEKPESTTVIKGKNVTFVAKVDSSDLLRKPNMKWLKGKWLDLGSKAGKHVQFKEAYDRNSKVYTYEMSIIKVVEGDAGGYRCEVTSKDKCDSCTFEVTVEAVQEEQPANILDAFKRSGDAGEDAGDLDFSALLKKREKKARDEPKEDVDVWEILKDAKPCDYEKIAFDYGITDLRGLLKRLKKMKKVEPKKSDAFLKKLEQCYSVDKGKRTQMHVELHDPNVQVKWLKNGVEIKPSAKYVFECVGNKRTLTINKSNLSDDAAYECVVGEEKSFTEVFVKEPPVTITKLLDDVHVVVGEKVEFECEVSEEGANVKWMKDGVELTKDGKYRIKKDGKKHTLVINEATIEDIGMYYVYTNGGESKGELEVEAKELEVLQSIADLSVKACEQAMFKCEVSDEKVVGKWFKDGVEVKPGNRIKMSHIGRIHKLTIDDVKPQDEGNYTFVPEGYALSLSAKLNFIEIKIEYVPRQDPPKIHLDTSSTGSKNTIVVVAGNKLRLDVEITGEPVPTVCWMKGDTVISEAEGRVRVETRTTLSSFVIEGAERPDEGQYSIIVTNPAGEDRAELNVKIVDVPNPPENVRCMGVGEDTATITWDPPKFDGGAPIKGYLMERKKQGSSRWTKLNFEVFESTTYEAKKMIEGVFYEMRVFAVNGIGISQPSGNSKPFMPIAPTSEPTRLTVEDVTDSTCALKWRPPERVGAGGVDGYIIEWCKEGEDNWVEANKEPVDKNTYRVKGLPTGEKLLFRVVAMNIAGRSPPCTMKQSVTIREIMEYPKIRLPRQLRTKFIRKVGEKINLVIPFQGKPRPVVNWLKDGEPLENKSVGIRTSDFDTILFIRSAERDHSGTYTLSVQIDNMQDKADIHIQIVDKPGPPINVMVTDVWGFNAALEWKPPKDTGNTDIIGYTIQKADKKTQGWFTVYEHNRRPSCTASDLVMGNEYSFRVFSENICGLSDEVAFSKNTAIIGKTDLEYNKPAFKEKDMSTSPKFTAPLVDRVVVAGYSTAISCAVRAYPKAKIVWMKNKMIIGEDPKFLMQNNQGVLTLNIRKPGQFDGGKYSCKAINDLGEDEVECRLEVRVLKEKNEGDEEKK is encoded by the exons AAACTGTCCCAGGGGGACAGTCCGAGCTGACCGGACTATTTGTAGAAAAGCCAGAGAGCACTACAGTAATCAAAG GGAAGAACGTCACCTTTGTGGCTAAAGTGGACTCATCTGACCTGCTGAGGAAGCCCAACATGAAATGGCTGAAAGGGAAGTGGCTGGACCTGGGCAGCAAGGCTGGCAAGCACGTGCAGTTTAAAGAGGCCTATGACAGGAactccaag GtctacacatatgagatgagcatcATCAAAGTAGTAGAAGGAGACGCAGGTGGCTACCGTTGTGAGGTCACCTCCAAAGACAAGTGTGACAGCTGTACATTTGAAGTCACAGTGGAAG CCGTACAAGAGGAGCAGCCCGCCAACATCCTGGATGCCTTCAAGCGATC GGGAGATGCAGGAGAGGATGCAGGTGACCTGGACTTCAGTGCCCTCCTCAAAAAAAG gGAAAAAAAGGCGAGGGACGAGCCCAAAGAGGATGTGGATGTGTGGGAGATCCTGAAGGATGCTAAGCCATGTGACTATGAGAAGATTGCCTTTGACTATGGCATCACAGACCTCAGGGGCCTGCTCAAGAGACTGAAGAAGATGAAGAAGGTGGAACCCAAGAAGAGTGacg ccTTCCTGAAGAAGCTAGAGCAATGTTACTCTGTGGACAAGGGCAAGAGGACCCAGATGCATGTTGAGCTCCATGACCCCAACGTTCAGGTCAAATGGCTGAAGAACGGAGTGGAGATCAAACCCTCTGCCAA GTATGTATTTGAGTGCGTGGGCAACAAACGGACACTCACCATCAACAAGAGCAACCTGTCTGACGATGCAGCCTATGAGTGTGtggtgggagaggagaagagcttCACTGAAGTCTTTGTCAAAG AGCCCCCGGTCACCATCACCAAGCTGCTGGACGATGTGCATGTAGTGGTGGGAGAGAAGGTGGAGTTTGAGTGTGAGGTCTCAGAGGAAGGAGCCAACGTCAAATG gatgaaagatggagttgagcTGACCAAGGATGGGAAGTACAGGATAAAGAAGGATGGGAAGAAACACACTCTGGTCATCAATGAAGCAACCATAGAGGACATCGGAATGTACTATGTTTACACTAACGGGGGAGAATCCAAAGGAGAACTGGAAGTGGAAG CCAAGGAGCTGGAGGTTCTGCAGAGTATAGCTGACCTGTCGGTGAAGGCGTGTGAACAGGCCATGTTCAAGTGTGAGGTGTCTGATGAGAAGGTGGTGGGCAAGTGGTTCAAGGACGGTGTAGAGGTCAAACCCGGAAACCGCATCAAGATGTCACACATCGGAAG GATCCACAAGCTGACGATTGATGATGTGAAGCCGCAGGACGAAGGAAACTACACCTTTGTCCCTGAAGGATACGCACTCTCCCTCTCCGCTAAACTCAACTTCATTG AAATCAAGATTGAATATGTTCCACGCCAAG ACCCTCCCAAAATCCACCTGGACACCAGTAGCACGGGCAGCAAGAACACCATTGTTGTGGTGGCTGGCAACAAGCTCCGCCTTGATGTGGAGATCACAGGAGAGCCTGTCCCCACTGTGTGCTGGATGAAAGGAGACACT GTGATATCGGAGGCGGAGGGCAGAGTGAGGGTGGAAACCAGGACCACTCTGAGCAGCTTTGTCATTGAGGGGGCGGAGAGGCCAGACGAAGGCCAGTACTCCATCATAGTGACCAACCCAGccggagaggacagggctgagctCAATGTCAAGATTGTTG ATGTGCCTAACCCTCCAGAGAACGTCAGATGTATGGGAGTTGGCGAGGACACAGCCACCATTACATGGGATCCCCCGAAATTTGACGGGGGAGCGCCCATCAAAG GCTACCTGATGGAGAGGAAGAAGCAGGGTTCCTCCAGGTGGACCAAGCTGAACTTTGAGGTGTTTGAGTCAACCACGTACGAGGCTAAGAAGATGATTGAGGGTGTTTTTTATGAGATGAGAGTGTTTGCTGTCAACGGGATCGGGATCTCCCAGCCCAGCGGCAACTCAAAGCCCTTCATGCCCATAG cccctacCAGTGAGCCCACTCGTCTGACGGTGGAGGATGTGACAGACAGCACCTGTGCCCTGAAGTGGCGTCCTCCAGAGAGGGTTGGAGCAGGGGGCGTTGACGGGTACATAATCGAGTGGTGCAAagaaggag AGGATAACTGGGTGGAAGCCAATAAGGAGCCAGTGGACAAGAACACGTACCGTGTGAAGGGGCTGCCAACAGGAGAGAAGCTCTTGTTCAGAGTGGTGGCTATGAACATCGCTGGACGCAGCCCCCCCTGCACCATGAAACAGTCTGTCACCATCAGAGAGATCATGG AGTACCCAAAGATCCGCCTGCCTCGCCAGCTAAGAACCAAGTTCATCAGGAAAGTGGGCGAGAAGATCAACCTGGTCATCCCCTTCCAG GGGAAGCCTCGCCCCGTGGTCAACTGGCTGAAAGATGGTGAGCCCCTGGAGAATAAGTCGGTGGGCATCCGCACCAGTGACTTTGACACCATCCTGTTCATCCGCTCGGCAGAAAGGGACCACTCTGGGACGTACACCCTGTCTGTCCAGATAGACAACATGCAGGACAAGGCTGACATACACATCCAGATCGTAG ACAAGCCAGGTCCTCCTATAAATGTGATGGTAACAGATGTGTGGGGCTTCAATGCTGCTCTGGAGTGGAAGCCCCCCAAAGACACAGGCAACACTGATATCATCGGCTACACCATCCAGAAGGCTGACAAGAAGACCCAG ggtTGGTTCACAGTGTATGAGCACAACCGCCGGCCCAGCTGCACAGCGTCTGACCTGGTCATGGGGAACGAGTACTCCTTCCGTGTGTTCAGTGAGAACATCTGTGGCTTGAGCGACGAGGTGGCCTTCAGCAAGAACACTGCCATCATAGGCAAAACAG ATCTGGAGTACAACAAACCAGCCTTCAAAGAGAAGGACATGAGCACCTCCCCCAAGTTTACAGCTCCCCTCGTGGACAGGGTTGTTGTTGCAGGCTACAGTACTGCCATCAGCTGTGCTGTCCGGGCCTACCCTaag GCTAAGATAGTGTGGATGAAGAACAAGATGATCATTGGGGAGGATCCTAAATTCTTGATGCAGAACAACCAGGGGGTGTTGACCCTGAACATCAGGAAGCCCGGCCAGTTTGACGGGGGCAAGTACTCCTGTAAGGCTATCAACGACCTGGGGGAGGACGAGGTGGAGTGCAGGCTGGAAGTCCGAG tcttaAAGGAGAAGAacgaaggagacgaggagaagaaaTGA